One genomic region from Thermoleptolyngbya sichuanensis A183 encodes:
- the cobN gene encoding cobaltochelatase subunit CobN has translation MHRLAASPGGWNPDTEGVIFLEQTPAPIVFLTAADTDIQSLAHALPHLPAGVPALRVASLLQLQQQLSIDTYAEEVLSQAQVIILRLLGGRAYWPYGLEVLKQTAAQTGATLFVLPGDDRPDPDLLSHSTAPLAAVHRLWRYLTEGGRENWVNALLFLADECFGQSFSPPPPQPVPKIGVYAASGICKPPRQASNPQPAPNVALLFYRAHYLAGNTQPIEALCELLAARGMQPIPVFVSSLRDPDVQAELLTLLQPKDEEAVQVVLNTTSFSLARLEDDAPDVSLWTRLDAPVLQVILSGGTREQWQAQSRGLSPRDVAMNVALPEVDGRIISRAVSFKTVQTRHDGLETDVVEYAAVGDRLQFVADLAAAWVRLRQTPPAERRIALILANYPTRNGRLANGVGLDTPASTVEILKALKQAGYTLSDIPATGDDLIHRLTAGPTNDPEAQHRPIAQSLSLSDYWAYFQTLPPTVQTQLGDRWGDGWCQESQDGVPIPGIQLGNVFIGIQPSRGYDLDPSLNYHAPDLEPTHAYLAFYHWVRSHFGAHAVVHVGKHGNLEWLPGKSVALSATCYPEIALGPLPHLYPFIVNDPGEGSQAKRRAQAVIIDHLTPPLTRAELYGPLQQLEALVDEYYEAQSLDPSRLPVIRDRLLALFQQTQVLQDLGLTADSADSREIEALLPNLDTYLCELKEAQIRDGLHILGQCPSGRQLRDLVVAIARHPTPGYVGLTRAIAVRWHLDLDPLTADPAQPLTPDQIHRTLTAPKLAANPATLRNAADLIDLIEQEAAAQVERAIGDLGDQVGNQIGEQHPGHPVTEHTDHEARHPLPPDLLPALRATPQELIHLLRGLDGCYVPSGASGAPTRGRPEVLPTGRNFYSVDIRAIPTESAWDVGRRAAEALVERYTQEHGDYPQTLGLSMWGTATMRTGGDDLAEALALLGVRPVWDGASRRVVDFEILPVSLLGRPRVDVTLRISGFFRDAFPNLIDLFHQAVTAVSQLDEPPADNPLAARVRQEATQWQAAGLTPEQAEGRSRYRIFGSKPGAYGAGLQGLIDAQNWTTDADLARAYINWSSYAYTGQGEGRAAPEALESRLKSLQIVLHNQDNREHDLLDSDDYYQFQGGMTVATRALTGQTPQIYFGDHALPEAPKIRTLQEEIARVYRSRVINPKWIEGVMRHGYKGAFEMAATVDYLFAYDATTRCVADYMYEGVAQAYVLDETVQAFVQDKNPWALRDMAERLLEAHQRGLWAQAPGDVLNRLRAIALQAEAHIESRL, from the coding sequence ATGCATCGACTAGCCGCCAGCCCTGGAGGCTGGAATCCCGACACCGAGGGCGTGATTTTTCTGGAGCAAACGCCCGCGCCTATCGTTTTCCTGACTGCCGCCGACACGGATATCCAGAGCCTTGCCCACGCCCTGCCCCACCTGCCTGCTGGCGTTCCGGCCCTGCGCGTTGCCAGCCTCCTCCAGCTTCAGCAGCAGCTCAGCATTGACACCTACGCCGAAGAAGTCCTCAGCCAGGCCCAGGTCATTATTCTGCGCCTGCTGGGTGGCCGCGCCTACTGGCCTTACGGGCTAGAAGTGCTAAAGCAAACCGCTGCCCAAACGGGCGCAACCTTGTTTGTGCTGCCCGGAGACGATCGCCCCGATCCTGATCTGCTCAGCCACTCTACCGCCCCCCTCGCTGCCGTCCACCGTCTCTGGCGATACCTCACTGAAGGCGGCCGCGAAAACTGGGTCAATGCCCTGCTATTTCTGGCGGACGAGTGCTTTGGCCAGTCCTTTAGTCCACCGCCTCCCCAGCCTGTTCCTAAGATTGGCGTGTACGCTGCTTCAGGCATTTGCAAACCGCCCAGGCAAGCGTCCAACCCCCAGCCTGCCCCAAACGTCGCCCTCCTGTTCTACCGCGCCCACTACTTGGCAGGAAACACGCAGCCCATCGAGGCGCTGTGCGAACTGCTGGCGGCGCGAGGAATGCAGCCGATTCCGGTATTTGTCTCCTCGCTGCGCGATCCAGACGTGCAGGCGGAACTGCTGACGCTGCTCCAGCCCAAGGACGAAGAAGCCGTGCAGGTGGTGCTGAATACGACGAGCTTTTCGCTGGCACGACTGGAGGACGACGCGCCGGATGTGAGCCTGTGGACCCGGCTGGATGCGCCCGTGCTTCAGGTCATTCTCAGCGGCGGCACGCGGGAGCAGTGGCAGGCTCAAAGCCGGGGGCTGTCGCCGCGCGACGTAGCGATGAATGTGGCGTTGCCGGAGGTGGATGGGCGGATTATCAGCCGGGCCGTGTCGTTCAAAACTGTGCAGACACGACATGACGGGCTGGAAACCGATGTGGTGGAGTATGCAGCGGTGGGCGATCGCCTCCAGTTTGTCGCCGATCTGGCCGCCGCCTGGGTGCGCCTTCGCCAAACGCCCCCCGCAGAGCGCCGCATTGCGCTGATCTTGGCCAACTATCCCACCCGCAACGGCCGCCTTGCCAACGGCGTTGGCCTCGACACCCCCGCCAGCACTGTCGAAATCCTGAAGGCCCTGAAGCAAGCGGGCTACACCCTGAGCGATATTCCCGCCACGGGCGACGACCTGATCCACCGCCTCACCGCCGGCCCCACCAACGACCCCGAAGCCCAGCACCGCCCTATCGCCCAATCCCTCTCCCTGAGCGACTACTGGGCCTATTTTCAAACCCTGCCGCCGACAGTGCAAACGCAACTGGGCGATCGCTGGGGAGATGGGTGGTGTCAGGAGTCTCAGGACGGCGTTCCCATTCCCGGCATCCAGCTTGGCAATGTTTTTATCGGCATCCAGCCCAGTCGCGGTTATGACCTCGACCCCAGCTTGAACTACCACGCGCCAGACCTGGAGCCAACCCATGCGTACCTGGCGTTTTATCACTGGGTGCGATCGCACTTTGGGGCCCATGCCGTCGTTCATGTGGGCAAGCACGGCAACCTGGAGTGGCTACCCGGCAAGAGCGTGGCGCTATCGGCCACCTGCTATCCCGAAATTGCCCTGGGCCCGCTGCCCCATCTCTATCCCTTTATCGTCAACGATCCGGGCGAAGGCTCCCAGGCAAAGCGCCGCGCCCAGGCGGTGATTATTGACCACCTCACGCCGCCCCTCACCCGCGCCGAACTTTACGGCCCGCTCCAGCAGCTTGAGGCGCTGGTGGATGAATACTACGAGGCGCAAAGCCTTGACCCGTCGCGGCTACCTGTTATCCGCGATCGCCTCCTAGCCCTGTTCCAGCAAACCCAGGTTTTGCAGGATTTGGGGCTAACGGCTGACTCTGCCGATTCTAGGGAAATTGAGGCGCTCCTGCCCAACCTCGACACCTATCTGTGCGAACTCAAAGAGGCCCAGATCCGCGACGGGCTGCATATTCTAGGACAATGCCCCAGCGGACGGCAGTTGCGAGATCTGGTTGTGGCGATCGCCCGCCATCCCACACCGGGATACGTCGGGTTGACAAGGGCGATCGCCGTGCGCTGGCATCTCGACCTCGATCCGCTCACTGCCGACCCCGCCCAGCCCCTCACGCCAGACCAAATCCACCGGACGCTCACCGCCCCCAAACTCGCTGCGAACCCCGCCACCCTCCGCAACGCCGCCGACCTGATCGACCTGATCGAGCAAGAAGCCGCCGCCCAGGTTGAACGAGCCATTGGAGACCTTGGAGATCAAGTTGGAAATCAAATCGGGGAGCAACATCCAGGTCATCCAGTCACAGAGCACACAGATCACGAAGCTAGGCATCCCCTCCCCCCAGACCTCTTGCCCGCCCTCCGCGCCACTCCCCAGGAACTCATCCACCTGTTGCGTGGGCTGGACGGGTGCTATGTGCCTAGTGGGGCTTCTGGTGCGCCGACGCGGGGGCGACCTGAAGTGCTGCCGACGGGGCGCAATTTCTACTCGGTGGATATCCGCGCCATTCCGACGGAAAGCGCCTGGGATGTCGGCCGCAGAGCAGCAGAGGCGCTGGTGGAACGCTATACCCAGGAACACGGCGACTATCCACAAACGCTGGGGCTGTCGATGTGGGGCACGGCGACCATGCGGACGGGTGGCGACGACCTGGCGGAAGCGCTGGCGCTGCTGGGCGTGCGGCCCGTGTGGGATGGCGCGTCGCGGCGCGTGGTGGATTTTGAAATTCTGCCTGTGTCTCTGCTAGGTCGGCCGCGGGTGGATGTAACGCTGCGAATTTCCGGCTTTTTTCGCGATGCCTTTCCCAATCTAATCGACCTGTTTCACCAAGCGGTAACGGCGGTGTCCCAACTGGATGAGCCGCCCGCAGACAATCCCCTAGCGGCGCGGGTGCGACAGGAGGCGACCCAGTGGCAGGCGGCGGGGCTGACCCCAGAACAGGCAGAAGGGCGATCGCGCTACCGAATTTTTGGCTCCAAGCCAGGAGCCTACGGCGCGGGGCTACAGGGCCTAATCGACGCGCAAAACTGGACGACCGACGCCGACCTGGCCCGCGCCTATATCAATTGGAGCAGCTATGCCTACACGGGGCAGGGCGAGGGACGCGCCGCGCCGGAAGCCCTTGAGTCGCGCCTGAAATCCCTGCAAATCGTGCTGCACAACCAGGACAACCGCGAACATGACCTGCTCGATTCAGACGACTATTACCAGTTTCAGGGCGGCATGACGGTGGCCACCCGCGCCCTCACGGGGCAAACCCCGCAGATCTATTTTGGCGACCATGCCCTACCCGAAGCGCCCAAAATCCGCACTTTGCAGGAAGAAATCGCCCGCGTCTATCGCTCTCGCGTGATTAACCCCAAGTGGATCGAGGGCGTAATGCGGCACGGCTATAAAGGCGCGTTTGAGATGGCGGCGACGGTGGATTATCTGTTTGCCTACGACGCGACGACCCGCTGCGTGGCGGACTATATGTATGAAGGCGTGGCACAAGCCTACGTGCTGGATGAAACAGTGCAGGCGTTTGTGCAGGACAAAAATCCTTGGGCCCTGCGCGACATGGCCGAGCGGCTGCTGGAGGCGCACCAGCGGGGGCTATGGGCGCAGGCTCCGGGGGATGTGCTAAATCGACTGAGGGCGATCGCCCTCCAGGCCGAGGCCCACATCGAATCTCGCCTGTAA
- a CDS encoding potassium channel family protein encodes MTPFRRVLTGAVLFLITIIVATAGYMVAGWTFLDAIYQVVITVFGVGFGEVNPITTPTLRLFTMLVIIGGTSSAVYAVGGIVQMITEGEINRALGVRRMLKAIETLENHTIICGFGRMGQILARELKDKQKPFVIVDNDAGRVVEAQEMSYLVISGNATDEEVLELAGIRRARYLATVLPDDAANVFITLTSRGMNPALSILARGEYPSTERKLRLAGANHVVLPATICAMRMSQMITHPASLDLLNHNDGSSTLNELLGNLDMQLDELRVSRGSALIGSFVKDLEVRGRGQVGRTYLIVALRRADGTLIMNPGSTVVLHEDDTVIVMGHRGDMPKLAEELSLKRQIRYRGAKL; translated from the coding sequence ATGACTCCCTTCCGCCGGGTTCTCACGGGCGCGGTTTTGTTCCTGATCACCATCATCGTGGCCACGGCCGGATATATGGTTGCGGGCTGGACGTTTCTAGACGCGATTTATCAGGTTGTCATCACGGTCTTTGGCGTTGGCTTTGGCGAAGTGAATCCGATTACAACGCCAACCCTGCGCCTATTTACCATGCTGGTCATTATTGGCGGCACTTCCTCAGCAGTCTACGCCGTGGGAGGAATTGTGCAGATGATTACTGAGGGAGAAATCAATCGGGCGCTGGGAGTCAGACGGATGCTAAAAGCCATTGAAACCCTGGAAAATCACACGATTATTTGCGGCTTTGGGCGCATGGGGCAAATCCTGGCGCGGGAGCTGAAAGACAAGCAAAAGCCCTTCGTCATTGTTGATAACGATGCCGGCCGCGTGGTTGAGGCCCAGGAAATGAGCTATCTGGTGATCAGCGGCAACGCAACGGATGAAGAAGTGCTAGAGCTAGCAGGGATTCGGCGAGCCAGATACTTGGCGACCGTCCTGCCAGACGATGCGGCAAATGTGTTTATCACGCTGACATCGCGGGGCATGAACCCGGCCCTGTCCATTTTGGCGCGGGGGGAATATCCTAGCACCGAGCGCAAACTCCGGCTTGCGGGCGCAAACCATGTCGTGCTGCCCGCCACCATCTGCGCGATGCGAATGTCCCAAATGATTACGCACCCGGCCTCCCTTGACTTGCTGAACCACAACGACGGCAGTAGTACACTGAATGAATTGCTGGGAAATCTGGACATGCAGCTCGACGAGTTGCGGGTGTCTCGTGGTTCGGCTCTAATTGGCAGCTTTGTAAAAGACCTAGAAGTGCGGGGGCGCGGGCAGGTCGGCCGCACCTATCTGATTGTGGCCCTGCGACGAGCAGACGGAACCTTGATTATGAATCCTGGTTCCACCGTTGTGCTGCATGAGGATGACACGGTGATTGTGATGGGGCACAGGGGCGACATGCCCAAGCTGGCCGAAGAACTGTCGCTCAAACGGCAAATTCGCTATCGTGGTGCAAAGCTTTAG
- a CDS encoding IS630 family transposase (programmed frameshift), which produces MPAPYSYDLRCKAIEAVKQGHRKVDVCRMFNISRNTLDLWLKREKETGDCRAMTGFQRGNRHKITDWSRFREFVKQHGDQTQARLATLWGDNVTQQDISRALRKIGFSRKKTYGYRERDDLKRQEFQERLRSKLPHQVVYVDEAGIDHRDVYPYGYCEVGDRFYGLKSGKRTERVSWIAALRENSLFAPMTFAGSCNRDLVERGLEECLVPQLRAGDVIVIDNASFHHSQTIEEIVAQAGCEIWYLPPYSPDLNEIEHWWFVLKNWMRQRWDEFDNFRDCVDAAFRECPNVTA; this is translated from the exons ATGCCCGCCCCCTACAGCTACGACTTGCGTTGCAAAGCGATTGAAGCCGTGAAACAAGGTCACCGCAAAGTTGATGTCTGTCGAATGTTCAACATCAGTCGCAATACCTTAGACCTGTGGTTGAAACGGGAAAAAGAAACGGGAGATTGCCGAGCGATGACTGGGTTTCAGCGAGGAAATCGGCATAAGATTACCGACTGGTCGCGCTTTCGTGAGTTTGTCAAGCAGCATGGGGATCAGACCCAAGCGAGACTGGCAACCCTGTGGGGGGATAATGTGACACAGCAGGACATCAGTCGAGCCTTGCGAAAGATTGGGTTTAGTCGA AAAAAGACCTATGGCTATCGGGAACGAGACGACCTGAAGCGACAGGAGTTTCAAGAGCGCTTGAGGAGTAAGCTGCCACATCAGGTTGTCTATGTCGATGAAGCAGGCATTGATCATCGAGACGTGTATCCCTACGGCTACTGCGAGGTTGGAGACCGCTTCTATGGGCTTAAATCAGGAAAACGCACCGAACGAGTCAGTTGGATTGCGGCCTTACGAGAGAACAGCCTCTTTGCGCCAATGACCTTTGCTGGCTCGTGCAACCGGGATTTAGTGGAGAGGGGGTTGGAGGAGTGCTTAGTCCCCCAACTGCGAGCGGGAGATGTGATTGTGATTGACAATGCCAGTTTCCATCATTCTCAAACCATTGAAGAGATCGTGGCTCAAGCAGGGTGTGAGATTTGGTATTTACCCCCTTATTCCCCAGACTTGAACGAGATTGAGCATTGGTGGTTTGTGCTGAAGAATTGGATGCGGCAACGCTGGGATGAGTTTGATAACTTTCGCGATTGTGTGGATGCTGCTTTTAGAGAATGCCCTAACGTGACTGCGTAG
- a CDS encoding sodium-dependent bicarbonate transport family permease: MDFLSGFLMRFMGQLQSPTLGFLIGGMVIASLGSQLQIPDAIYKFIVFMLLMKVGLSGGIAIRNANLSEMLLPALFAAVMGILIVFIGRYTLARMPNVKVVDAVATAGLFGAVSGSTLAAALTLLEEQGIEYEAWAGALYPFMDIPALVTAIVVASIYLSKRKRDKYYFNEEYVSKQSVAVGGYTDEISGPASRYPGGSGITAAGYPKDPDTTPGKRVRIWPIVKESLQGSALSALLLGIALGILTRPDSVFESFYEPLFRGLLSILMLVMGMEAWSRLGELRKVAQWYAVYAVIAPLVHGLIAFGLGMIAHFVTGFSLGGVVILAVIACSSSDISGPPTLRAGIPSANPSAYIGASTAVGTPVAIALGIPLYIGLAQAFMGG; encoded by the coding sequence GTGGATTTCTTATCCGGTTTCTTAATGCGTTTTATGGGACAGTTGCAGTCCCCGACACTCGGTTTTCTGATTGGCGGCATGGTTATTGCTTCCCTCGGTAGCCAACTGCAAATTCCAGATGCAATTTATAAATTCATTGTCTTCATGCTGCTCATGAAAGTGGGTCTGAGCGGCGGCATCGCAATCCGCAATGCCAATCTGTCGGAGATGCTGCTACCTGCACTGTTCGCTGCGGTCATGGGCATTCTTATCGTATTTATCGGGCGCTACACGCTCGCCAGAATGCCAAATGTTAAAGTTGTAGATGCTGTTGCTACTGCAGGCTTATTCGGTGCTGTGAGTGGTTCGACCCTCGCCGCCGCCCTGACGCTGCTAGAAGAGCAAGGCATTGAGTACGAAGCTTGGGCAGGGGCTCTCTATCCTTTTATGGATATCCCCGCGCTCGTGACGGCAATCGTTGTAGCCAGCATCTATCTCAGCAAGCGGAAGCGCGATAAGTATTATTTCAATGAGGAGTACGTTAGCAAGCAGTCCGTGGCTGTCGGTGGGTATACCGACGAAATCAGCGGCCCTGCAAGCAGGTATCCTGGTGGGTCGGGCATTACCGCAGCCGGGTATCCGAAAGATCCGGACACTACCCCAGGCAAGCGAGTTAGAATTTGGCCCATCGTGAAGGAAAGTCTTCAAGGTTCGGCGCTCTCGGCGCTGTTGCTCGGTATCGCTTTGGGCATCCTAACCCGTCCAGACAGCGTCTTTGAAAGTTTCTACGAGCCTCTCTTTCGGGGTCTGCTTTCTATTCTGATGCTGGTTATGGGAATGGAGGCCTGGTCCCGGCTTGGCGAACTGCGTAAGGTGGCTCAGTGGTACGCTGTCTATGCTGTAATAGCTCCACTGGTGCATGGGCTGATCGCCTTTGGTCTTGGCATGATTGCTCACTTTGTAACAGGGTTTAGCCTCGGCGGTGTTGTGATCCTGGCCGTCATTGCCTGCTCCAGTTCGGACATTTCGGGACCGCCCACCCTGCGAGCCGGTATCCCCTCAGCCAACCCTTCTGCCTACATCGGCGCGTCTACAGCCGTTGGAACACCAGTGGCGATCGCCCTTGGCATACCGCTTTACATTGGTCTTGCCCAGGCATTCATGGGTGGCTAA
- a CDS encoding P-II family nitrogen regulator, translating to MTQKASKLVIVTEKLLLKQITQIIDEAGAAGYTVMPAGGKGSRNVRSSGQPTVSDVYSNIKIEVLTASRDMALNIADTIATKFFDDYSGIAYLCDAEVLHAHKF from the coding sequence ATGACTCAGAAAGCCAGCAAACTCGTCATTGTTACAGAAAAATTGTTGTTGAAACAAATCACCCAGATCATCGATGAAGCCGGGGCTGCTGGCTATACGGTGATGCCTGCTGGCGGGAAAGGCAGTCGCAACGTGCGCTCGTCAGGGCAGCCGACCGTTAGCGATGTTTACTCGAATATCAAGATCGAAGTACTCACTGCCAGTCGGGATATGGCTCTCAACATCGCAGATACCATTGCAACGAAGTTTTTTGACGATTATTCAGGCATTGCTTATCTCTGTGATGCGGAGGTATTGCACGCGCACAAGTTCTAG
- a CDS encoding lipoate--protein ligase family protein: MNANDDDSRSVWRLIPPMTADGATQMAVDRWLFEQHAQGLHPPTLRFYTWEPVALSLGYHQRQIPEHWRSLTYQNQPIDLVRRPSGGRAVLHQGDLTYAVITSGLGPSRNAAYEKICTFLIEGWRSLGVSLHYGTAGRGYIHNPNCFGTATRADLVTDSGHKLIGSAQLRRGECILQHGSMRLCPDSDLSYQVFGTAPATDGVIQSAIGDPPDLATIITTLATAAEQCFGICFAAQPITNAEWRQIDALQIDALSNTRQNFHQSL, from the coding sequence ATGAACGCAAACGATGACGATTCTCGTTCTGTCTGGCGGCTTATTCCGCCGATGACCGCAGATGGCGCGACGCAAATGGCCGTCGATCGCTGGCTATTCGAGCAACACGCCCAGGGTTTGCATCCGCCGACGCTGCGGTTTTATACCTGGGAACCAGTCGCCCTTTCCCTTGGCTATCATCAGCGTCAGATTCCTGAACACTGGCGATCGCTCACTTACCAGAATCAGCCCATCGATCTGGTGCGTCGTCCTAGCGGCGGCCGTGCGGTGCTGCATCAGGGCGACCTAACCTATGCCGTCATCACGTCGGGGCTGGGGCCCAGCCGCAACGCCGCTTATGAGAAGATCTGCACGTTTTTAATCGAAGGCTGGCGATCGCTCGGCGTATCGCTCCACTACGGCACAGCCGGCCGCGGCTATATCCACAACCCCAACTGCTTTGGCACAGCGACTCGCGCGGATCTAGTCACCGACAGTGGCCACAAACTCATCGGCAGCGCCCAACTGCGGCGCGGCGAGTGCATTTTGCAACATGGCTCTATGCGCCTTTGCCCCGACTCCGATCTGTCTTATCAGGTCTTTGGCACAGCACCAGCAACGGATGGGGTGATCCAATCGGCCATCGGTGATCCGCCTGACCTCGCCACTATCATCACCACTCTGGCAACCGCAGCAGAACAGTGCTTTGGCATTTGCTTCGCTGCACAGCCCATCACCAATGCCGAATGGCGGCAAATCGACGCACTGCAAATTGATGCTCTGAGCAATACCCGTCAGAATTTTCACCAAAGCCTGTAG
- a CDS encoding YbjN domain-containing protein, with protein sequence MEPESSQALTEEIIEATSHLDVVETVISSLQEDQSAMVSRSDQGNLWKFKYGSVEVFVQLTGETDDDMLIVWSPVLSLPAKNELELMRKLLELNWTSTFESHFAIMDGKVIVAAQRTVAELSPGEVSRNITMVASVADSYDEILQAEFGA encoded by the coding sequence ATGGAACCTGAATCCAGCCAAGCTTTGACAGAAGAAATTATCGAAGCAACCAGCCATCTGGATGTCGTTGAAACTGTGATTTCCAGCCTGCAAGAAGACCAGAGCGCGATGGTCAGCCGATCTGACCAGGGCAATCTGTGGAAGTTCAAATATGGCAGTGTGGAAGTGTTTGTGCAGCTAACGGGCGAAACGGATGACGACATGCTGATCGTTTGGTCGCCAGTGCTGAGTTTGCCCGCCAAAAACGAGCTAGAACTCATGCGAAAGCTGCTGGAACTGAACTGGACGAGTACCTTCGAGTCTCACTTCGCCATCATGGATGGCAAGGTGATCGTCGCGGCGCAGCGCACGGTTGCGGAATTGTCCCCCGGTGAGGTGTCGCGCAACATTACGATGGTCGCTTCCGTCGCCGACAGCTACGACGAGATCCTTCAGGCCGAGTTTGGCGCTTGA
- a CDS encoding DUF1802 family protein — protein sequence MVAALKEWAIALEALLSGDTILLLRKGGIRETGGRFSVAQSRVLLYPTYEHQQPHLLKPPYADRVQPVPSGWHPNTVTLCAWADITHIFQITTAETVEALLPFHIWTNALATERLKWKPQQPLYVLLLRVHRFPESLTLPYQESYGGCKSWIDVELPAGYVDNPFADAPVLTQEQYDSRVKEIERVVLGQ from the coding sequence TTGGTTGCAGCGCTCAAGGAATGGGCGATCGCCCTCGAAGCCCTGCTCAGCGGCGACACTATTCTGCTGTTGCGAAAAGGCGGCATCCGGGAAACAGGCGGTCGGTTCAGCGTGGCACAGTCCCGCGTGCTGCTCTACCCCACCTACGAACACCAGCAGCCACACCTGCTCAAGCCGCCCTACGCCGACCGAGTGCAGCCCGTCCCCTCCGGCTGGCATCCCAACACCGTAACCCTCTGCGCCTGGGCCGACATCACCCACATCTTTCAAATCACCACCGCAGAAACCGTTGAGGCGCTGCTGCCGTTTCACATTTGGACAAACGCCCTAGCTACAGAACGGCTGAAATGGAAGCCTCAGCAGCCGCTCTACGTCCTGCTGCTGCGCGTGCATCGGTTCCCAGAATCTCTCACGTTGCCTTATCAAGAGTCCTACGGCGGCTGCAAATCCTGGATTGATGTGGAACTTCCTGCGGGGTATGTGGACAATCCCTTTGCAGATGCGCCCGTCCTGACGCAGGAGCAATACGACAGCCGTGTTAAGGAGATTGAGCGGGTGGTTTTGGGTCAGTAG
- a CDS encoding ABC transporter substrate-binding protein yields the protein MLHRIFTAVLIGLLGLIPLWTAPQPAQAAGCTLTAIVWEGYTDSSFADIFEQETGCTIKATYAGSSDEMFAKFRAGGGKNYDLVSASGDITERLYKAGLVRPIDTSKLQNYSAVFESFQDGKWNTFGGKPYGVTFAWGPNVLVYNTKQVKPAPKSWDILFDDKYSGKIALPDNPMTIADVALWLGKSDPYDLTDADLAEVKAKLLELRPHIRKFWTTAGELANLFQSGEIVMAHAWPLTYTQLSNEGYPIGSVSPQGKLTGWTDSWMISKNSKNPEAAYQWIDFILSGDGQKGVMDVTGYSGATTLGAEAVGPEKAHELFMDDLSLHSQINMWQSVKNYDQWVQLWNEIRS from the coding sequence ATGCTGCATCGCATCTTCACCGCAGTTTTGATTGGGCTGCTCGGACTCATCCCGTTGTGGACCGCGCCCCAACCTGCCCAAGCCGCAGGCTGCACCCTTACGGCAATCGTCTGGGAAGGCTATACCGATTCTTCCTTTGCCGATATTTTTGAACAAGAAACAGGCTGCACCATCAAAGCCACCTACGCCGGGTCGAGCGACGAGATGTTCGCCAAGTTCCGCGCAGGCGGCGGCAAAAACTATGACCTCGTTTCTGCGTCGGGCGACATCACCGAGCGGCTCTACAAGGCAGGCCTGGTGCGCCCCATCGACACCAGCAAGCTGCAAAATTACAGTGCCGTATTCGAGTCATTTCAGGACGGCAAGTGGAACACCTTCGGCGGCAAGCCCTACGGCGTAACCTTTGCCTGGGGGCCCAACGTGCTGGTTTACAACACTAAGCAAGTAAAACCCGCGCCGAAGTCCTGGGATATCTTATTTGACGATAAATATTCTGGCAAAATTGCCCTGCCCGACAACCCCATGACCATTGCCGACGTGGCGCTGTGGCTGGGCAAATCTGACCCCTATGATCTCACCGACGCAGATCTTGCCGAAGTGAAAGCCAAGCTATTGGAACTGCGTCCACACATCCGCAAATTCTGGACGACAGCAGGCGAACTGGCCAACCTGTTTCAGTCGGGCGAAATCGTAATGGCTCACGCCTGGCCGCTGACCTATACCCAACTCAGCAACGAGGGCTATCCCATCGGCTCCGTCAGTCCCCAGGGCAAGCTGACAGGCTGGACAGATTCCTGGATGATTTCCAAAAATTCCAAGAACCCCGAAGCAGCCTATCAGTGGATTGACTTTATCCTCAGTGGCGACGGGCAAAAGGGCGTGATGGACGTGACGGGCTACTCTGGCGCAACGACGCTGGGCGCGGAGGCCGTGGGCCCCGAAAAGGCGCACGAGCTATTCATGGATGATCTGTCGCTGCATTCGCAGATCAACATGTGGCAGAGCGTAAAGAACTACGACCAGTGGGTTCAGCTTTGGAACGAGATTCGCAGCTAA